One segment of Trachemys scripta elegans isolate TJP31775 chromosome 1, CAS_Tse_1.0, whole genome shotgun sequence DNA contains the following:
- the LOC117870702 gene encoding lysozyme G-like gives MLLTLMILGLAALIGTSESQTGCYGVINKVDTTGASCRTAKAEHLPYCGVRASTMIALRDLRAMNNYKTIIKSAGRKKCVDPAVIAGIISRESHAGKALKDGWGDRGNGFGLMQVDKRYHRLVGRWNSEAHLLQGTGILVNMIKGIRKKFPRWTKEQQLKGGISAYNAGLRNVQSYDKMDIGTTGNDYANDVVARAKYYKRNGY, from the exons ATGCTACTAACGCTGATGATTCTGGGGCTTGCTGCCCTCATTG GTACTTCTGAGAGTCAGACTGGATGCTATGGTGTCATAAACAAGGTTGATACCACTGGGGCTTCCTGTAGAACTGCAAAAGCAGAACACTTACCCTACTGTG GAGTTCGTGCTTCAACAATGATTGCACTGAGAGACTTGCGTGCTATGAACAATTATAAAACCATCATTAAGAGCgctggaagaaaaaaatgtgtggATCCAGCTGTGATTGCTGGTATCATCTCTCGAGAGTCGCATGCTGGAAAGGCCCTAAAGGATGGCTGGGGTGATCGTGGAAATGGATTTGGTTTGATGCAG GTTGATAAACGCTACCATAGATTGGTTGGACGATGGAATAGTGAGGCACATCTCCTTCAGGGGACAGGCATCCTTGTTAATATGATTAAGGGAATCCGGAAAAAGTTCCCCAGATGGACAAAGGAACAACAACTGAAAG gAGGGATTTCTGCCTACAATGCAGGACTAAGAAACGTCCAGTCCTATGATAAAATGGATATTGGCACAACCGGCAATGACTATGCCAATGATGTCGTTGCACGAGCCAAGTATTATAAGAGAAACGGATACTGA